The Paracoccus sp. MC1862 genome includes a window with the following:
- a CDS encoding Gfo/Idh/MocA family protein, whose amino-acid sequence MGKIGVGIIGIQPDRSWGAIAHIPALRELPDSYDIVAVSTRSEESARAAAEHYGVPRHFASAEALCACEDVDLVAVTVKVPAHRALVSAALAAGKHVYCEWPLGNGLDEAIDMAGMAREAGVVAACGKQARFAPEIAYVRDLVADGYVGEVLSSTVVGTGGVWGSAVPPADAYTADIRNGATMLTIPVGHTLDGIVSALGEVVTVSATLANRRHEQVVIGEDRMVPLTAPDQVLVQATLENGAPLAIHYRGGTTPGTGFLWEINGTAGTLQLRAPTGHAQLVDLTLSGATGEADVLQKLEVPVHYHAGRMLPNLVGNIYRMYRSIAGDIATGSRNSPTFDQAVMRHRVLAAIETSAADGARTVHVDK is encoded by the coding sequence ATGGGCAAGATCGGCGTCGGTATCATCGGCATTCAGCCTGATCGCAGCTGGGGTGCGATTGCTCATATTCCCGCCCTGCGTGAACTTCCGGACAGCTACGACATCGTCGCGGTCAGCACCCGGTCCGAGGAAAGTGCCCGCGCAGCTGCCGAGCATTACGGCGTTCCGCGGCATTTCGCATCCGCAGAAGCCCTTTGCGCGTGTGAGGACGTTGATCTTGTGGCCGTGACCGTGAAAGTCCCCGCCCATCGGGCACTGGTCAGCGCGGCATTGGCTGCGGGGAAGCATGTCTATTGCGAATGGCCGCTCGGGAACGGTCTGGACGAGGCGATCGACATGGCCGGGATGGCGCGGGAGGCTGGAGTTGTTGCTGCCTGCGGGAAGCAGGCGCGCTTCGCCCCCGAGATTGCCTATGTCCGTGATCTGGTTGCTGACGGCTATGTCGGAGAGGTGCTGTCATCGACGGTGGTCGGCACGGGCGGGGTCTGGGGATCGGCGGTGCCGCCGGCCGACGCTTACACTGCTGACATACGCAATGGCGCAACGATGCTGACGATACCGGTGGGGCACACACTTGACGGCATCGTATCGGCGCTTGGCGAGGTCGTAACTGTCTCGGCCACGCTTGCCAACCGCCGGCACGAGCAAGTGGTCATCGGCGAGGACCGGATGGTTCCGCTGACCGCGCCAGACCAGGTGCTGGTGCAGGCAACGCTCGAGAATGGCGCGCCGCTCGCGATTCATTACCGTGGGGGCACCACCCCTGGCACCGGCTTCTTGTGGGAGATCAACGGGACGGCAGGCACCTTGCAGCTGCGCGCCCCGACAGGTCATGCGCAGCTCGTTGACTTGACGTTGTCGGGAGCGACGGGCGAGGCAGACGTGCTGCAGAAGCTGGAAGTACCGGTACATTATCACGCGGGCCGCATGCTTCCTAACTTGGTCGGAAATATCTACCGAATGTATCGTAGTATCGCCGGCGACATCGCAACTGGATCGCGCAACTCTCCGACGTTTGACCAGGCGGTAATGCGGCACCGCGTTTTGGCGGCGATCGAGACCTCGGCTGCGGATGGCGCCCGAACGGTCCATGTTGACAAGTAA
- a CDS encoding PHB depolymerase family esterase — MADLLKTMASAARRARRRPLSAVLALPRLLVPSTPKPKRKRRASASPQTKPSPSAVPPRPAPGSFPSDTFTCPQGTLDYRLYTPKGSARRRMPLVVMLHGCSQSASDFAAGTDMNRLADELGFLVLYPQQSPKANVGRCWNWHDPKNQGRGRGEPAVIAALTRHAMSLGRANPARIYIAGISAGGTAAAIVGAAYPDLFAAIGVHSGLALGNIRSLRSAMAAMLGKNGPQPTGKLPPQLPTIVFHGDNDRVVHPSNAAGFLRNLERSRTAPLVCKTSYGRSPGGRDYTRKVHATRVGQTLLEEWTVHGGGHGWSGGRAAGSHTDPAGPDASREMLRFFLSRRRSG; from the coding sequence ATGGCCGATCTTCTCAAGACGATGGCCAGCGCGGCGCGGCGCGCCAGAAGGCGACCCTTGTCCGCCGTCCTTGCGCTTCCACGTCTCCTGGTGCCGTCCACCCCGAAGCCCAAGCGCAAGCGCCGCGCATCGGCGTCGCCCCAGACGAAACCGAGTCCGTCCGCGGTGCCGCCGCGTCCGGCGCCGGGCAGCTTTCCCTCCGACACGTTCACCTGTCCGCAGGGCACGCTCGACTACAGGCTCTATACACCGAAGGGTTCGGCGCGCCGGCGCATGCCGCTGGTCGTCATGCTGCACGGGTGTTCCCAGTCGGCATCCGACTTCGCGGCCGGCACCGACATGAACAGGCTGGCGGACGAGCTTGGCTTCCTGGTGCTCTATCCGCAGCAGTCGCCCAAGGCGAATGTCGGGCGGTGCTGGAACTGGCACGATCCGAAGAATCAGGGTCGGGGCAGAGGGGAGCCCGCCGTCATCGCGGCCCTGACCCGGCATGCGATGTCCCTCGGCCGTGCCAATCCTGCGCGCATCTACATCGCCGGCATCTCGGCCGGGGGAACTGCGGCGGCGATCGTCGGCGCCGCCTATCCCGATCTTTTCGCAGCGATCGGCGTTCATTCCGGCCTGGCTCTGGGCAACATCCGGTCCTTGCGTTCGGCGATGGCGGCCATGCTCGGGAAGAACGGGCCCCAGCCGACAGGCAAACTGCCCCCGCAGCTGCCGACGATCGTCTTCCACGGCGACAACGACCGCGTGGTGCATCCCTCCAATGCCGCCGGGTTCCTGAGAAATCTGGAACGGTCGCGTACGGCACCGCTCGTCTGCAAGACAAGCTACGGCCGCTCGCCGGGTGGTCGCGACTATACGCGGAAGGTCCATGCCACCCGGGTCGGACAGACCCTTCTCGAAGAATGGACGGTGCATGGGGGCGGCCACGGCTGGTCGGGCGGCCGCGCCGCCGGCTCGCACACCGATCCCGCCGGCCCGGACGCATCGCGGGAGATGTTGCGCTTCTTCCTGTCTCGGCGGCGGTCCGGCTGA
- the corA gene encoding magnesium/cobalt transporter CorA: protein MIRAYELSADRLKPVAALAESAVWWDLFNPNREEETGLEQRLGLGLPTREDMEEIEISSRLYSEDDGHFMTALIPSHTDADDVVIQPITFILCGHRLVTIRYTEPRAFNTFSQRAEKTALGLNSGETILLGLLEAIVDRLADILERAGREIDTISRSVFGQKGTAARKDANYKTTLEEIGRKGDLTSNIRDSLATLERVLGFLGPKLTQADKEVRGQLKALVADVRSLNDHSGFMAQKITFLLDATLGLINIEQNAIIKIFSVAAVVFLPPTLVASIYGMNFEFMPELEWIFGYPFALGTMVLSAILPYLYFQRRGWL from the coding sequence ATGATCCGTGCATACGAATTGTCCGCAGATCGGCTGAAGCCTGTCGCCGCATTGGCCGAGTCCGCAGTCTGGTGGGATCTCTTCAACCCCAACCGGGAGGAGGAGACGGGGCTGGAGCAGCGATTGGGTCTCGGATTGCCCACCCGCGAAGACATGGAGGAAATCGAGATTTCCTCGCGGCTTTACTCCGAGGATGACGGGCATTTCATGACGGCGCTGATCCCGTCGCACACCGATGCCGACGACGTGGTGATCCAGCCGATCACCTTCATCCTTTGTGGTCACCGGTTGGTGACGATCCGCTATACCGAACCCCGCGCCTTCAACACATTCTCGCAGCGCGCCGAGAAGACCGCGCTCGGCCTCAACAGCGGCGAGACGATCCTGCTTGGCCTGCTCGAAGCCATCGTGGATCGTCTGGCGGACATCCTTGAACGGGCCGGGCGCGAGATCGACACGATCTCGCGCAGCGTGTTCGGCCAGAAGGGGACCGCAGCGCGGAAGGATGCCAACTACAAGACCACGCTGGAGGAGATCGGGCGCAAGGGCGACCTGACCTCGAACATTCGCGACAGTCTGGCGACGCTGGAGCGTGTTCTGGGCTTCCTCGGGCCAAAGCTTACCCAGGCCGACAAGGAGGTCCGCGGGCAACTCAAGGCGCTTGTGGCCGACGTGCGGTCGCTGAACGACCATTCGGGCTTCATGGCGCAGAAGATCACGTTTCTGCTGGATGCCACGCTGGGCCTGATCAACATCGAGCAGAACGCGATCATCAAGATCTTCTCGGTGGCTGCGGTGGTGTTTCTGCCGCCGACCTTGGTCGCTTCGATCTACGGCATGAACTTCGAGTTCATGCCGGAACTGGAATGGATCTTTGGCTATCCATTCGCCCTCGGAACGATGGTCCTTTCTGCAATCCTGCCCTATCTCTACTTCCAGCGGCGCGGCTGGCTTTAG